In Juglans microcarpa x Juglans regia isolate MS1-56 chromosome 8D, Jm3101_v1.0, whole genome shotgun sequence, the following are encoded in one genomic region:
- the LOC121242127 gene encoding NAC domain-containing protein 17-like — MKMQSESCLRDDVWPPGFRFHPTDEELVLYYLKRKICGRRLKLDIIAAIDVYKWDPEELPGQCKLKTGDRQWFFFSPRDRKYPNGGRSNRATRHGYWKATGKDRNITCNSRTVGVKKTLVFYGGRAPNGERTDWVMHEYTVDEEELKRCQNVQEYYALYKLYKKSGPGPKNGEQYGAPFKEEEWADDDCPDFNNSAATARDISVKQLNEVNSVTDVRVNGQVQLTLDEIEEIMKQIEDETEFHQPQINDHAHTLPQVGEEETQSAMVDPSSREVITPEHSRALHPSGQLHDIQASFGYSQSATSQFQLHETSEVTSAPILQQDEPLLNNLEEFLEIDDLSGPQPRFESFDNKAMENFLFEEADGLSEFDLFYDAPMLIHEMGPINQEIVADPYINIMENNTINQSDFQLQYNLEGTGQIDNQPWTHDQRRNFHTYAESTLGSFSLPPSGIAHESTNIPTQENQNQIGYDDGGAASRFSSALWAFVESIPTTPASAAENAFVNRAFERMSSFSRVRVNLKNTNVSAGSGAETIRRTGNSKGLLYISVFGVVCAILWALIGTVRVLGARISS, encoded by the exons ATGAAGATGCAATCGGAGTCGTGTTTGAGGGACGATGTGTGGCCACCGGGGTTTCGGTTTCACCCAACGGACGAGGAGCTTGTCCTGTACTATCTGAAGAGGAAGATCTGTGGAAGAAGGCTCAAGCTCGATATCATCGCCGCAATAGATGTCTACAAGTGGGACCCTGAGGAACTGCCTG GGCAATGTAAACTGAAAACTGGAGATAGGCAGTGGTTCTTTTTCAGTCCAAGAGATAGGAAGTACCCAAATGGAGGAAGGTCAAATAGGGCAACCAGACATGGATATTGGAAAGCAACAGGAAAGGATCGTAACATTACATGCAACTCTCGGACAGTTGGAGTGAAGAAGACCCTAGTTTTCTACGGAGGGCGTGCACCTAATGGGGAGCGCACCGACTGGGTGATGCATGAGTATACCGTGGATGAGGAGGAGCTTAAGAGATGCCAGAATGTACAG GAGTATTATGCACTCTACaagctttataaaaaaagtggACCTGGTCCTAAAAATGGTGAGCAATATGGGGCGCCATTTAAGGAAGAAGAATGGGCTGATGATGACTGCCCAGATTTTAACAACTCTGCTGCTACTGCTAGGGATATCTCGGTAAAGCAACTAAACGAGGTTAATTCTGTCACTGATGTGAGAGTCAATGGTCAAGTCCAGCTTACATTAGATGAAATTGAGGAGATTATGAAGCAAATTGAAGATGAGACTGAGTTCCACCAACCACAAATCAATGATCATGCTCACACCCTACCCCAG GTTGGCGAAGAAGAAACACAGAGTGCTATGGTGGATCCATCCTCCAGGGAAGTTATAACTCCTGAACATAGCAGAGCATTGCACCCAAGTGGTCAGCTGCATGATATCCAGGCCAGCTTTGGCTACTCACAGTCAGCTACTTCTCAATTTCAATTGCACGAGACATCGGAGGTTACATCAGCTCCTATTCTTCAACAAGATGAACCTCTCTTAAATAATCTGGAGGAATTTCTGGAAATTGATGATCTCAGTGGTCCCCAACCTCGTTTTGAGTCTTTTGACAACAAAGCTATGGAGAACTTCCTGTTTGAGGAGGCTGATGGATTGAGCGAGTTTGACCTGTTCTATGATGCGCCCATGCTTATTCATGAAATGGGGCCAATTAATCAGGAAATAGTTGCAGatccatatataaatatcatggAGAATAACACAATAAACCAATCTGATTTTCAGCTTCAATACAATCTAGAAGGCACTGGTCAGATTGACAATCAGCCATGGACACATGATCAAAGAAGAAACTTCCATACTTATGCAGAATCAACTCTGGGTTCCTTTTCTCTACCACCCTCCG GCATTGCACATGAATCTACAAACATTCCTActcaagaaaatcaaaatcaaataggCTATGACGATGGTGGTGCTGCTAGTCGGTTCTCCTCTGCACTGTGGGCATTTGTGGAGTCAATACCTACTACTCCTGCATCAGCTGCAGAAAATGCTTTCGTAAATCGGGCTTTCGAGCGAATGTCTAGCTTTAGTCGGGTTAGAGTGAATCTCAAAAACACAAATGTTTCTGCTGGAAGTGGTGCTGAAACTATAAGGAGAACAGGTAATAGCAAGGGGTTGTTGTACATTTCAGTTTTTGGAGTGGTCTGTGCCATTTTGTGGGCGTTGATTGGTACTGTGAGAGTGCTGGGGGCACGTATATCCtcctga